The Nothobranchius furzeri strain GRZ-AD chromosome 6, NfurGRZ-RIMD1, whole genome shotgun sequence genome includes a region encoding these proteins:
- the enam gene encoding enamelin gives MKRFGLLMCLLVPAFAAPVPDSESGEQVAAHANEALRLMELYRLFQQQGVGGNPFLPAPADAPADPAAAAVVNLQAAPVRAEDTSDEEAEDGNVGPKAAAPAAPTAPLNSDEAEEAEEEETAEAEPAVVEAAPAEPTADPAAEPGASLEPAVVDIPVEVAPADGAAVDVPPVDIVPVDTPAPGVAVAADAGADPLAADTGLTAVADATVL, from the exons ATGAAGCGTTTTGGGCTCCTGATGTGCCTGCTGGTCCCAGCTTTTGCTGCTCCT gtACCAGACAGTGAAAGTGGTGAG CAGGTCGCAGCGCATGCTAACGAGGCCCTGAGGTTGATGGAGTTGTACAGACTGTTCCAACAGCAG GGAGTCGGCGGAAACCCGTTCCTTCCTGCTCCTGCTGATGCCCCT GCTGATCCAGCAGCTGCAGCAGTG GTAAATCTTCAGGCAGCCCCAGTTCGTGCAGAAGACACCTCAGATGAGGAAGCAGAG GATGGGAATGTCGGTCCCAAAGCTGCAGCCCCCGCTGCTCCTACCGCTCCCCTAAACTCTGATGAGGCAGAAGAAGCTGAAGAAGAGGAGACAGCCGAGGCCGAGCCAGCTGTGGTGGAAGCAGCACCAGCAGAACCCACAGCGGACCCTGCAGCAGAACCCGGAGCATCTCTGGAGCCCGCTGTGGTCGACATCCCCGTGGAAGTCGCACCGGCGGATGGTGCTGCTGTGGATGTGCCTCCTGTTGATATTGTTCCTGTTGACACACCAGCCCCCGGAGTGGCTGTCGCTGCAGACGCTGGAGCAGACCCACTGGCTGCTGATACTGGCCTGACAGCAGTGGCAGATGCTACTGTACTGTAG